GTTGATTTTATACACAGCCAAAGGTTTGTATTGGTTGACAAAGAAAAGAGGATAAGAGGCTATTATGACGGCACTGATAAAAAAGATGTGGATAGATTGATCACTGAGATAGGGGTACTATTAATAAATAATAAAGAGAGGTGAATTCAGAACTCGTGACCTCGCAGCACAAATTCAAATAATTAATGAAGTAGCATTTGTATACAGAACCCAGAGCCAAGTGCCAAGAACCCAGAACCTGATTATTAAATCATTGTCATAGTCATTGTCAACTGCCACTGCTACTTCCTTTCTTGTCTTCTTCATTTCTTTTTTGATCAGGTGAGTAGATATATTTGAATTTCATCGGTTCTGATTCATCGGGATCATTTAATTCCTTTTCGTCTTCACTTTCATCTTCTTCACTTATTTCATCTTCCTCCTCCCAATCATATTCTCTTGGTATCACAACTTTACGGAAATAGAATGCACATAAAATGCCTGCAATTCCACCTGCCAAATGAGATTCCCACGATATTCCTTCCCTCAATGGCAATATACCCCAAATCATACCACCATAAATGAAAATAATAAGCAGCGATATAGCCATAGATCTCCTGTCTCTGCGAAAAACCCCGCTAAAAAATAAAAAAGAAGCAAATCCATATATCAAACCACTTGCTCCAATGTGATATACAGGACGTGCTGCCATCCATACCCATAAACCTGACAGGATATATATCCAGAAAAATACTTCGTAAGCTATTTTTCTGTAAAAATAAAGCGCACCACCTCCCAAAATTATTAAGGGAAAAGTATTTGAAAGTAAGTGTGTGAAGCTGCCGTGAATCAAGGGAGCGGTAATAATACCTGCCAATCCCAAAATCTTTCTCGGATAAAGCCCTAAAAAAAACAAATCAAATTCAAACAAAAATTCCAGGCATTTTATCAACCATAGTAGCAGCACAAAAAATGTGGGAACTACTAAACTATGGGTGAATTTTATTTTTTCTTCCATTAACCTATTTGTCAATTGATACTAATCACTTCGATACAAATATACGAATAATATTACGTGTGCGGTTTGGCGTTGAATTGGCATCATTAGTATAAATTCGTATATTTGCATAGAGTCATAATTTCGCTATTAAAACAATGTTCCTTCAAGCTGAAGAAATCGGTAATTGGTTTTCATTATCCTGGTTTCATCCCTCTGTTTTAAGAAATTTCCAGTGGGAAAGTCCTTATTACCTGTATTGGATATTTTTCATCCCTTTGTTATTTCTGTTGAGGTGGCTCCTGATCGTAATTTTCAAATCAAGGCAAAAGTTGGATGTCGCTTTATTTGAAGACCATATCAAATGGTCGTTGGCAAACTTGCTGAGATTTATACCCGGTATCTTATTTGCCATGGTATTGGCATTAATTCTTATTGCCCTGGCACGCCCCCAGAAGATCAATGAACAGGTGGAACAATGGACCGAAGGAATTGATATTATGCTTGTGCTGGATGCTTCTGGATCTATGGATCTAAAAGACTTCTCTCCCAATCGCCTGGAAGCAGCAAAGGAAGTAGCACGAAAGTTTATTGCAGGGCGTTTTCAGGACAGGATTGGCATTGTTGTTTTTGCCGGTGATGCTTATTCATTAGCGCCTCTTACTACAGATTACCAACTTTTGTATTCACTTATTGATGATATAAACTTGAAGATGATAGAAAATGACGGGACAGCCATTGGCAGCGCTTTGGGTGTGGCAACTAACAGGATGCGGGAATCCGATACAAAATCCAAGGTGTTAATATTATTAAGCGATGGTGATAATACAGCAGGAAATATTGACCCGATCACTGCCGCTGAATTGGCGCATGCCTGGTATATCAAAATATATACTATTGGGATAGGTAGAGATGGTAAAATTCCTTATGGTACAGATTTTTTTGGCAGAACACGGTATATAGAGTCAAATTTAGATGAAGGAAATCTCCGTAAAATTGCTGAAATCGGTGAAGGTAAATTTTTCAGGGCTACTAATAAAAATGCTTTACAAAATGTATTTGACAATATAGATGAATACGAAAAAGCCGAAATAAAGGAGACAAGGTTCAAAGACACAAAAGATTTTTACCAGGTTTACCTCAAATGGGCCATCGTACTTTTCTTGTGTTGGATGATGTTGAAAAGCAGTTTTATTAATAATGCGTTGGAAGATTGACAAACTGTTATAAAAGAAAACAAATAAAAAAATAAAAATGCCACTAAAACACCAAATCCCATCCCGCATGTGCGGGACTGAAAATCAATCAGTTAATTTTTGGTGGAATTTTGCCTGCCCGCCAAAGGCCTATGGCAGGCGGGTGTTTTGGTGCTTTTGTGGCAAAAAAGACTTTTTAGAGTGGACTCAATGATAAAAATGCCCATAAATCACCTGGAAGTCAAAAATACAAGTGGCACAATCATCTCTTCCATAGAAATCCCCCCATGCTGGAATGTATCCTTATAATAGTTTACAAAATAATTGTAGTTGTTAGGATACACAAAAAATTGATCTTCAGTAGCAAATACATAAGAAGTGGAAACATGACTTTGAGGTAAATAAAATCTTTCGGGGTTCTTTGCAACTAACACATTCTTAGGGTCATAGCCCAGATTTTTGCCCTGCTTATACCTTAAATTGGTATTTGTATTTCTGTCTCCAACGATCTTAAAAGGTTTTTTTACACGGATAGATCCATGATCTGTTGTGATAATCAGCTTAGCTTTCTTTTCTGAAATTTTCTTTAAAACATCCAGCAAAGGTGAATGACTAAACCAGGATTTTGTAATTGACCGGTAAGCAGATTCATCTGGTGCTAATTCGCGGATCATTTCCATTTCAGTACGAGCATGAGAGAGCATATCAACAAAGTTAAAAACGATCACATTGAGCGGGCAGGTCATCAGGTTGTTAACGCTGGCAACCAATGCTTTACCACGATTGAGATTTGTGATCTTATTATACGAAAACCTGATATTCTCCATATTCGTGCTTTTTAATTGGCGAGCCAAAAATTCTTCTTCGTTAAGATTCTTGCCTCCTTCATCTTCATCATCCAGCCACAGATCAGGATACCTCTTTGATATATCTAAAGGTAACAAACCGGAAAAGATAGCATTTCTTGCATAAGCGGTGGTAGTTGGCAGGATCGGGCAATATGTTTCTTCTTTTTCAACAATAAAATACTCTGAAACAACTGGCTCTAATATTTTCCATTGGTCATAGCGTAAATTATCAATTAATACAAAAAAAACCGGGACTTCATTATTTATTAAGGGAAAGATCTTCTGCCCCATTAATTGATGAGACATCAACGGTATATCTGCACTTATACCAGCCCCTCCTAAATCCACAGCCCCCCTAAGTCCCCCTGAATCGGTGAATGGGTGAATGGGTGAATCGGTGAATCGCTTCGTTTTCCCTTTCTCCGTTTCTCCGATTCCCCGTTTCTCCAATTCAAGTTGGCTTGGAGTTAGGGGAGGGCTGTGGGGGGATTTAGGGGGGCTGGCAGGGCTGGCCGGGGGAGATAGCCAGGACTCATAATTGTTAATCATAAAGCGGACAAAATTCTTATTTGCATCTTCTTTTTGCATATAGATAACATCTGCCATGCTTTTTTCTTCGGTATTATCTATTTCCAGTTCCCAGTAAACAAGTTTCTTATAAATATCTGACCATTGTTCAAAATTTGTAATTTCATTAAATGCCAGGCTGATACTGCTGAAATCCTGCTGGTAGTTCAGGTTGGTTTTTTCTGCAATAAGTCTTTTATTATCCAGGATCTTCTTCACAGTAAGCAATATCTGGTTGGGATTGAGCGGTTTAATTAAATAATCAGCTATTTTGGCGCCAATAGCTTCTTCCATTATGTATTCTTCCTCACTCTTAGTGATCATAACAACAGGTAAATTCGGCTTAAATGATTTGATCTTTGTAAGTGTTTCGAGTCCGGTTAAGCCAGGCATATTCTCATCCAAAAAGACTATATCAAAATTATTGTTATTACATTGTTCAATAGCATCAGTGCCGCTATAAACAGGTGTAATATCGTATCCCCGTTCATTCAAAAAAATAATATGAGGTTTTAGCAGGTCAATCTCATCATCTGCCCATAAAATATTGTACTTTTGCATTTTAAAAATATTTAATTTCTAAAGTTACTAAAATTTTTAGTTATTATTAGTTACCCCGCACATAAATTTATAATAAAGTGAAAAAAAAATATGTGCGGGGTAACTAATATAGCGTTTCATAAAAAGGACAACATTTAACCTATATTATTCCTAAACTTTAAGATGAAACAAATAAAACCCCAAATCCAAAGCTCAAAATCTAAAATAAATCCCAAAACCTAAATCCAAAAAAAAAAGCCATACGATTTACGGGGGAATCCGAGGAAATAATCAATATACTAAGCAGCATCATAAACAAATCAACATGTGGCAGAAAATCGTAACTTTGTGTTCTGAAATTGGGATTTTAAACTTGGGATTTATTTTGAAGTTGGGATTTTGAAATTGGGATTTTATGAATAATTGAGGATAGTAATTATTTTTTATTTGTTATTATTTTAGTGAAACGATATACTAACCAACCACCCAAACAATAACCAAAATGATCATCAACGATCCTGTTTACGGTTTTATTACTATAAAAAGCAAATTGATCTTTGAGATCATAGAACATCCTTTCTTTCAGCGGTTAAGAAGAATTCAACAACTCGGTTTGACCGGGTTTGTATATCCAGGCGCCTTACATACACGATTTCACCACGCCATTGGCGCAATGCACTTAATGGGTCTTGCGCTTGATTCACTAAGGAGCAAAGGACATGAAATATCAGACCAGGAATATGAAGCCGCCCAATTAGCAATACTATTACACGACATTGGGCATGGACCTCTATCGCATACGCTTGAGTCATCTATATTAACGGATATACCTCATGAAAAAATATCACTTGTTTTCATTAATTATTTTAACCTGCAATTTAATGGAAAATTAGATCTTGTAATAAAAATTTTTAATGATAAGTACGAAAGGCGCTTTTTCCACCAATTAGTGGCAAGCCAATTAGATATTGACAGGTTGGATTATCTTAAAAGAGATTGTTATTATACAGGCGTTCCGGAAGGAAGCATCAGTGAAGAGAGAATTATTAAGATGCTTAACCTCGTTAATGATGAACTTGTGGTAGAAGAAAAAGGAATATATAGTATTGAAAACTTTTTAAATGCTAGAAGGTTGATGTACTGGCAGGTATATTTACACAAAACCGTGATCAGCACCGAACAAATGGTGATCTCAATTTTAAAAAGAGCAAAATCCATCTTCCATCAAACATCTTCCATCAAACATCTTCCATCATTCCTCCCATCCCTGAGTTTTTTCTTAAATCAAAATATAGGCGTTGTAGATTTTCAACAAGATCCAAATTGTCTAAAACAGTTTGCATTACTTGACGATCATGATATATGGAGTGCGATAAAATTGTGGGTTAATAGTGAGGATAATGTATTATCAACAATTTCCAAAAATCTTTTGGAAAGGAAACTATTTAAAGTAGAATTAACAAACCATCCTTGCACTAAAAGTCATCTGCAATCAATACAAAGCAAAATTTGCAAAGAATTTGATGTCAGCGATAAAGATATAAATTATTTCGTTATTCATGGATCATTGAGCAACAGTGCCTACATATCGAAAGGCCTGTCCGCCTCTGAGGAAGGAAAATTTTTTAAAAATAAAGGTAAACTAAGGCAGGCGGGTGAAACAATTAATATTCTTATGAAAAATGGTGAAATTGTTGATGTTGCGCAGGCTGCTGATCTGCCAAATATAAAAGCAATGAGTAAAATTGTTAAAAAATATTACGTCTGTTATCCTAAAATCGTAAAGCAGTAAGGGTTACGATGCCTCCCGAGTACTCGGGATAATTCGTCAAGCGGTTACGCAAGAAGAAGACGATAAACCTAACCGCTTGTAGAGAATAAATTCAAAATTTTTTATTAAAAATTATTTATAATATATTAATAATGTATATTTGCGCAATTTTTAACCAAATCATTACAGGTAATGGAGTTAACTACACAAAAGGTAGCCGATTTGATAGGCGGTAAGGTTGTCGGCAACAAGACCACTATAATTAACAGGTTGGCCAAAATAGAAGAAGCATCCGAAGGGAGTATTGCGTTTCTTGCCAATATGAAATATGAGAAATTTCTCTATAACACCAAGGCAAGTGCAATCATTATGGATAAGAAATTTGTGCCCAAAAAGAAGCTGAACATGACGCTTGTATTGGTAGATGACCCTTATTCAAGCTTTTCAACCCTGCTTGAGGAGTATCATAAATACATCAGCTATAGAAAAAAAGGCGTAGAAGATCCTTCTTATATCAGCGATACTGCTGGCATTGGCAGAAATTGTTACAGGGGCGCTTTCTCTTATATTGGTGATAATTCCAAA
This DNA window, taken from Cytophagales bacterium, encodes the following:
- a CDS encoding VWA domain-containing protein; translated protein: MFLQAEEIGNWFSLSWFHPSVLRNFQWESPYYLYWIFFIPLLFLLRWLLIVIFKSRQKLDVALFEDHIKWSLANLLRFIPGILFAMVLALILIALARPQKINEQVEQWTEGIDIMLVLDASGSMDLKDFSPNRLEAAKEVARKFIAGRFQDRIGIVVFAGDAYSLAPLTTDYQLLYSLIDDINLKMIENDGTAIGSALGVATNRMRESDTKSKVLILLSDGDNTAGNIDPITAAELAHAWYIKIYTIGIGRDGKIPYGTDFFGRTRYIESNLDEGNLRKIAEIGEGKFFRATNKNALQNVFDNIDEYEKAEIKETRFKDTKDFYQVYLKWAIVLFLCWMMLKSSFINNALED
- a CDS encoding HD domain-containing protein, which produces MIINDPVYGFITIKSKLIFEIIEHPFFQRLRRIQQLGLTGFVYPGALHTRFHHAIGAMHLMGLALDSLRSKGHEISDQEYEAAQLAILLHDIGHGPLSHTLESSILTDIPHEKISLVFINYFNLQFNGKLDLVIKIFNDKYERRFFHQLVASQLDIDRLDYLKRDCYYTGVPEGSISEERIIKMLNLVNDELVVEEKGIYSIENFLNARRLMYWQVYLHKTVISTEQMVISILKRAKSIFHQTSSIKHLPSFLPSLSFFLNQNIGVVDFQQDPNCLKQFALLDDHDIWSAIKLWVNSEDNVLSTISKNLLERKLFKVELTNHPCTKSHLQSIQSKICKEFDVSDKDINYFVIHGSLSNSAYISKGLSASEEGKFFKNKGKLRQAGETINILMKNGEIVDVAQAADLPNIKAMSKIVKKYYVCYPKIVKQ
- a CDS encoding rhomboid family intramembrane serine protease; translation: MEEKIKFTHSLVVPTFFVLLLWLIKCLEFLFEFDLFFLGLYPRKILGLAGIITAPLIHGSFTHLLSNTFPLIILGGGALYFYRKIAYEVFFWIYILSGLWVWMAARPVYHIGASGLIYGFASFLFFSGVFRRDRRSMAISLLIIFIYGGMIWGILPLREGISWESHLAGGIAGILCAFYFRKVVIPREYDWEEEDEISEEDESEDEKELNDPDESEPMKFKYIYSPDQKRNEEDKKGSSSGS
- a CDS encoding PglZ domain-containing protein: MADVIYMQKEDANKNFVRFMINNYESWLSPPASPASPPKSPHSPPLTPSQLELEKRGIGETEKGKTKRFTDSPIHPFTDSGGLRGAVDLGGAGISADIPLMSHQLMGQKIFPLINNEVPVFFVLIDNLRYDQWKILEPVVSEYFIVEKEETYCPILPTTTAYARNAIFSGLLPLDISKRYPDLWLDDEDEGGKNLNEEEFLARQLKSTNMENIRFSYNKITNLNRGKALVASVNNLMTCPLNVIVFNFVDMLSHARTEMEMIRELAPDESAYRSITKSWFSHSPLLDVLKKISEKKAKLIITTDHGSIRVKKPFKIVGDRNTNTNLRYKQGKNLGYDPKNVLVAKNPERFYLPQSHVSTSYVFATEDQFFVYPNNYNYFVNYYKDTFQHGGISMEEMIVPLVFLTSR